In Actinoplanes lobatus, the DNA window CCACTTCGGGCAGATGATCGACAGCGGGCCCTCGGGACGGTCGTGCAGCTCCGCGATCCGGGTGTCCTCCTCGTCGATCTCGTCGAGGATCCGCTGCGCGAACTCGCTGTAGCGCAGGCCCGGCTCGGTGAGGCTGACCGAGCGGGCGGTGCGGTTGACGAGGTGGACGCCGAGCTGCTTCTCCAGGTCGGCGACGTGTCTCGAGATCAGGGAGCCGGAGGTGCCGAGCTGTTTGGCGGCGCCGCTGAAGCTGCCCACCTTGGCGACCGTCACGAAACTGCGCATGACCAGAATGCGATCCATCGATCCTCCAGCGGTAGAACGGGAGACGTGGGAGAGCGCGTCCGCTCCCCCACGGTTCCTTTGTCGAAAGAGACGTCAGCCCTCGAGGCAGTACTGCGGCGCCTCGGACAGGTTGTCCTTGGTGATCAGCTTGATCGGCGTGTTCGCGATCTTCTCGGTGGTCTCCTTGTTCAGCAGCGAGATCGTGTTCTTGACCGCGAGCTGACCGGTGACCGTCGCCGAGTTGGCGACGGTGGCCGCGAACCGGCCGTCCTTCACCGCGGCGAGGCCGTCGTCGGTCCCGTTGACCGTGACGATCTTGACGTCCTTGCCGGCCGCCTGGAACGCCTGGAGCGCGCCGAACGCCATGTCCTCGTTCGCGACGAACGCGTACTCGAGGTTCGGGTGCGCCTGGATCATGTTCTCGGCAACGTCCTGGGCCTTGGCCCGGTTGAACATGCCGGGCTGGTTGGCGACCAGCGCGGCGTTGGCGGGCAGGGCATCCTTGAACCCGTTGACCAGCAGGTCGGAGGCCGCGCCGGGGGCGCCGGCGATGACACCGACCTCGACCTGTGCGGCGCCCGCGTCCTTGGCGACGTAGCCGGCGTCGAGCGCGCCGACGCCCTTCAGGTCCACCACGACCGCACCCAGGATGTCGGAGGTGTCCTGGGTGATCACCGAGGTCAGGAAGATCGGGATGCCGGCCGCCTTGGCCTTGGTGATGTCGTTCTTCAGGGCGTCCACGTTCACCGTCTGCACGATCAGCGCGTCGACGCTGCGCGAGATCATGTCCTCGATGTTGGCCAGCTCGGTGCCGGGGTCCTGCTTCGAGTTGGCCGCGACGACCTCGGCGCCGGAGGTCTTGGCCTGAGCCTCGACCGCCCGCTGGAGACAGGTGTGGAACTCGGTGTTCGCGCCGTTGACGAAGCCCAGGGTGACGCTGTCACCGGCTTCGGATCCGGAGTCGTCGCCACAGGCGCTGATCGTGGCGGCACAGAGGGCGGTGGCGAGCAGCGCACTGAAGACACGCAGGGGTGTAGGCATATTTGTCGCCTTCCAAAAAAAAGGGGGGTTATCTTGCGGGGTTAGTGCTTTCCGCGGCTCTGCATCAGGTTCGCGATGGCCGCGACCAGCAGGACGGCGCCGACCGAGATCTGCTGGTAGTACGAGGAGATCTGGAGCAGGTTGAGCACGTTGGCGACCACGCCGAGCAGCAGGACACCGAGGATGGTGCCGCCGATCGTGCCCTTGCCGCCGGCCAGCGAGGTGCCGCCGATGACCACCGCGGCCACCGCGGTGAGCTGCAACTGGAGGCCACCGGTGCCGGGGCTGCTGGCCGCCAGCCGGGAGAGCAGCATGATCCCGGCGAGACCGGAGAGCGCGCCGGCCAGCCCGTAGAGCAGGAGCTTGTCGCGGACCACGTTGATGCCGCTGAGCCGGGCCACGTCCTCGTTGCCGCCGATCGCGAAGGCGTCCCGGCCGAACGTGGTGTAACGCATCACGAACGCGGTGACCGCGAGGACCAGGGCGGCCACGAAGGTCAGGTTGGGCAGGCCCAGGGTCTTGCCGTTGCCCAGGGTGGACAGGTGGTCGTCGATCGAGATGCTCATGCCGTCGATGACGAGCAGCGCCACACCGTCGAGCAGGGTGGCGGTGGCCAGGGTGGCGACGAACGGCGCCACCCTCGTGAACGTCACGACGGCGCCGTTGACCAGGCCGACCGCGATCGACAGGGCGATCGAGACGGCCAGGGTGACCGCCGTCGACCAGCCGTGCGACAGCATCTGGGCCGCCACCGCGGTGGTCACCGCGACGTTGCCGCCCATCGAGAAGTCCATGCCGCCGGCGACCATCAGCAGGGTCAGCCCGGCCGCGATCACCGCCACCACGCTGACCTGCCGGGCCACGTTGATCAGGTTGTTCGGGTTGAGGAACGCGTCCGTCCGCACGCTCGCGAAGATCACGATCGCGATCAGGACCGCGAGCAGGCCGAGGTGGGGAATCGACCTCAGCCGGGCGAGCGGCGGCGCGGCCGGCTTCGGCTTGGCGAGAGTCGACGGGCTGGTCACAGCGCTCCTCCTAGGGTGGCCGCGATCAGCTCGTCGCGGGTGATCCGGTCGACCTGGTACTCGGCGATGCGGCGTCCGTCGCGTACCACCACGACGCGGTCGGCCAGGCGCATCACCTCCTCGGCGGACGAGGAGGCCAGCAGGACGGCGACGCCCTGACCGGTCAGCCCGTCGACGAGGCTGTGGATCTCCGCCATCGCGGCGACGTCCACGCCGTTGGTCGGGTCCTCGAGCAGCACCGCGGACGGCGCGGTGCCGAGCCACTTGGCCAGCAGCACCTTCTGCTGGTTGCCGCCGGACAGCTGCTCCACCGGCGGGTTCCGGACGAGCGACACCACCCGGTAGTCGTCGCGCAGCGGGGCGGCCCGCTCGGCCAGCCGGCCCCAGCGGTGCAGCCGCCGGCCGTCCAGCCGGTCCTGGGCGAGCAGGACGTTCTCGTCGATGGTGAGGCCGGGGATCAGCCCGAGCCTGCGGCGGTCACCGGTCACGCAGCGCAGACCGCTGGCCAGCGAGTGCGCGATCCGGCCGGGCCGGACCGGGCGGCCGCTGATCGACACCGTTCCGCTGTCCGGCCGGCGCCGGCCGGACAGCAGGTCGAACAGCCGGGACTGGGCGTCGCCGGCCGGGCCGAGCACGGCCACGATCTCGCCGCGCCGTACGTCGATGTCGAAGCGGTCCAGGAACCGCCCGTCGCAGAGCCGCCGGATGCTGATGCCCACGTCGGGCGACCCGGCCGGGCGGACCGGGCGCCGCGACACCACGTCCCGGCCCACCATGTCGCGGACCAGGCCCTTCTCGTCGGTCTCCTTGGCCAGGCCGGCCCAGGTGACCTGCCCGTCGCGGAGCACGGTGATCCGGTCGGCGAGATGCAGGACCTCGGAGATGTGGTGCGAGATGAAGACGACGGCGACGCCGTTGTCGCGCAGCCGCAGCACCAGCTCGCGGATCTGGGCCGCGGCCTCCGGACCGAGGCACGCGGTGGGTTCGTCGAGGATCAGCACCTTGCCGCCCCGGCGAACCTCGCGGGCCACCTCCACCATGGTCTGCTCGGCCACGGTCAGGTCGCCGGCGACCGCGTCCGCGTCGATCGCGATGCCCAGGTCGGTGAGCGCCCGCTGGGCGGTGGCCCGGACCCGGTTCCAGTGGACCATCGATCCGCTGGCCGGCAGATCGCCGAGCATGATGTTCTCGGCCACGGTCAGCGTCATGACCAGTTCCCGGCGCTGCGGCACGCAGGAGATGCCGACCTTGCGGGCCCGTCGCGGGGTCAGGTGGCTCTGCGTGTGGCCGTCGACCTCCAGCAGTCCCGCGTCCGGGTTCAGCGCCCCGGAGATGATCTGGACGAGCGTCGACTTGCCGGCGCCGTTCATGCCCATCAGGGCGTGCACCTCGCCGGGCAGGAACTCGACCGACACGTCGCGCAGCGCGGCCGCGCCGCCGAAACTCTTGCTGACCCCGAGAACCCGCAGGACCGGGGTCTTCACTCGGTGACCC includes these proteins:
- a CDS encoding sugar ABC transporter ATP-binding protein: MKTPVLRVLGVSKSFGGAAALRDVSVEFLPGEVHALMGMNGAGKSTLVQIISGALNPDAGLLEVDGHTQSHLTPRRARKVGISCVPQRRELVMTLTVAENIMLGDLPASGSMVHWNRVRATAQRALTDLGIAIDADAVAGDLTVAEQTMVEVAREVRRGGKVLILDEPTACLGPEAAAQIRELVLRLRDNGVAVVFISHHISEVLHLADRITVLRDGQVTWAGLAKETDEKGLVRDMVGRDVVSRRPVRPAGSPDVGISIRRLCDGRFLDRFDIDVRRGEIVAVLGPAGDAQSRLFDLLSGRRRPDSGTVSISGRPVRPGRIAHSLASGLRCVTGDRRRLGLIPGLTIDENVLLAQDRLDGRRLHRWGRLAERAAPLRDDYRVVSLVRNPPVEQLSGGNQQKVLLAKWLGTAPSAVLLEDPTNGVDVAAMAEIHSLVDGLTGQGVAVLLASSSAEEVMRLADRVVVVRDGRRIAEYQVDRITRDELIAATLGGAL
- a CDS encoding ABC transporter permease; this translates as MTSPSTLAKPKPAAPPLARLRSIPHLGLLAVLIAIVIFASVRTDAFLNPNNLINVARQVSVVAVIAAGLTLLMVAGGMDFSMGGNVAVTTAVAAQMLSHGWSTAVTLAVSIALSIAVGLVNGAVVTFTRVAPFVATLATATLLDGVALLVIDGMSISIDDHLSTLGNGKTLGLPNLTFVAALVLAVTAFVMRYTTFGRDAFAIGGNEDVARLSGINVVRDKLLLYGLAGALSGLAGIMLLSRLAASSPGTGGLQLQLTAVAAVVIGGTSLAGGKGTIGGTILGVLLLGVVANVLNLLQISSYYQQISVGAVLLVAAIANLMQSRGKH
- a CDS encoding sugar ABC transporter substrate-binding protein, yielding MPTPLRVFSALLATALCAATISACGDDSGSEAGDSVTLGFVNGANTEFHTCLQRAVEAQAKTSGAEVVAANSKQDPGTELANIEDMISRSVDALIVQTVNVDALKNDITKAKAAGIPIFLTSVITQDTSDILGAVVVDLKGVGALDAGYVAKDAGAAQVEVGVIAGAPGAASDLLVNGFKDALPANAALVANQPGMFNRAKAQDVAENMIQAHPNLEYAFVANEDMAFGALQAFQAAGKDVKIVTVNGTDDGLAAVKDGRFAATVANSATVTGQLAVKNTISLLNKETTEKIANTPIKLITKDNLSEAPQYCLEG